The following proteins are co-located in the Triticum aestivum cultivar Chinese Spring chromosome 1A, IWGSC CS RefSeq v2.1, whole genome shotgun sequence genome:
- the LOC123190995 gene encoding probable alpha-mannosidase At5g66150 isoform X1, whose amino-acid sequence MALPLVLLVLLAAVAAAREAHGYVAYNTSAGTVAGLLNVHLVPHSHDDVGWLKTVDQYYVGSNNSIQGACVMNTLDSVVDALARDPGRKFVVAEQVTCSPKFPVEFSSLLLWTFLPLFLSPLYLAHGNIFFYLVVVIEVEHSND is encoded by the exons ATGGCGCTGCCGCTGGTCCTGCTGGTTCTGCTCGccgccgtggcggcggcgagggaggcgcaCGGGTACGTGGCGTACAACACGAGCGCGGGGACGGTGGCCGGGCTGCTGAACGTGCACCTGGTGCCGCACTCCCACGACGACGTCGGCTGGCTCAAGACCGTCGACCAGTACTACGTCGGGTCCAACAACTCCATCCAG GGCGCGTGCGTGATGAACACGCTGGACTCCGTGGTGGACGCACTGGCGAGGGACCCTGGCCGCAAGTTCGTCGTCGCGGAGCAGGTCACGTGCTCGCCCAAATTCCCCGTCGAATTTTCCTCCCTTTTGCTTTGGACGTTTCTTCCCTTGTTTCTGTCTCCACTTTACCTTGCCCACGGAAATATCTTCTTTTACCTCGTCGTCGTGATTGAAGTTGAACACAGTAATGATTGA